Proteins co-encoded in one Brassica oleracea var. oleracea cultivar TO1000 chromosome C4, BOL, whole genome shotgun sequence genomic window:
- the LOC106340458 gene encoding uncharacterized protein LOC106340458, translating to MASAFLLDHTQKLTLPFSNFTSTHKPTLGSQKPFLVFPSNGSPSGRLFIRSPITMAKSNSKSDYQDDKKLLKPLQMAAGASLALACALGIFGFKIKNMSYSAAAAVRPSAADMIITGKPTAAVSESSGMHPLPAKYALQSLFEVSSMLASAKPIPSQRQFNLQKLPSLPSKEDTDSIKMEAVRKMKEGKCEEAVQLLRDANMRYKNEPEAAFNVQMALVEILILLERYQEAAEYSCLNDENALISDIRIPLYKAIIYTMLDKDTEAKKYWKEFRKSIGEGFDPFSFEE from the exons ATGGCTTCTGCATTTCTTCTAGACCATACGCAGAAACTCACACTTCCTTTCTCTAATTTTACCTCTACACATAAACCAACTCTTGGATCTCAAAAACCTTTTCTTGTTTTTCCCTCCAATGGCAGTCCAAGCGGTCGTTTGTTCATCAGATCACCAATCACGATGGCCAAATCAAATAGCAAAAGTGATTATCAAGATGACAAAAAACTCTTAAAGCCGTTACAAATGGCGGCGGGAGCATCCCTTGCACTTGCTTGTGCCTTAGGTATTTTCGGCTTTAAGATAAAGAATATGAGCTATTCTGCCGCCGCAGCTGTGCGTCCAAGCGCCGCCGACATGATCATAACCGGGAAGCCAACCGCAGCTGTATCAGAGTCTTCAGGGATGCATCCTTTGCCGGCAAAGTACGCATTGCAGTCTCTCTTTGAAGTGAGCTCAATGCTTGCTTCGGCTAAACCCATTCCTTCTCAAAGACAATTCAATCTTCAGAAACTCCCTTCGTTGCCTTCAAAGGAAGATACCGATTCCATCAAG ATGGAGGCGGTGCGGAAGATGAAGGAAGGAAAATGCGAGGAGGCGGTGCAGCTCCTTCGCGACGCAAACATGCGATACAAAAACGAGCCCGAGGCCGCCTTCAACGTGCAGATGGCTCTAGTTGAAATTTTAATATTGCTG GAGAGGTATCAAGAAGCTGCTGAGTACAGTTGTCTAAATGATGAGAATGCCCTAATTTCTGATATTCGGATCCCTCTTTATAAG GCAATTATATACACAATGCTAGACAAAGATACAGAAGCCAAGAAGTATTGGAAAGAATTTAGAAAATCCATCGGCGAAGGATTTGACCCTTTTAGTTTCGAAGAGTAA